The genomic window GAAGTTACCGATACAAAAGGAGATAAATTTGTTGGAAATTATTATGTAAAATTTGACCAGGAATATAAAAAAGAAATTTCTGAACTCGTAGCACAGGGAATTTCCGAAGAACAGGCAAAAAAAGATGCTCCTTTGATGAAGGAAGCACAGAAAATGTTGTTGGATTGGGAAAATGGAGACGAAAAAGTAAGAAATCTTTGGAACGAAATGAATGCATGGGTTTATAAAGGTTTCAATGAAACATACAAAAGATTAGGGGTAGATTTTGATCAGGTTCAGTATGAGAGCAATACTTATATTTTAGGAAAAGACCTTATTCAGGAAGGTTTGGATAAGGGAGTTCTGTATCAGAAAGAGGACGGTTCTGTGTGGTGCGACCTTACGGAAGATGGTTTGGATCAAAAATTATTATTACGTTCAGACGGTACTTCGGTGTATATGACACAGGATTTGGGTACTGCAGTAGAACGTTTTAAACAAAATGATATTCAAAAGTTAATTTATACTGTTGGAAACGAACAGGATTATCATTTCCAGGTTTTATTTAAAATATTAGGAAAATTAGGATATTCATGGGCAGATCAGTTGTACCATCTGTCTTACGGAATGGTAGAGCTTCCAAACGGAAAAATGAAATCTCGTGAAGGAACTGTCGTAGATGCAGATGATCTGATGCAGGAAATGCATAGTACCGCAAAAGCAAAAACTATCGAACTGGGCAAGCTGGAAGGTCTTTCCGATGAAGAAAAAGAAGTTTCTTATGAAATAATTGGTCAGGCTGCATTAAAATATTTTATGCTAAAAGTTGATCCTAAGAAAAAAATGCTGTTCAATCCGGATGAAAGTATTGATTTCAACGGAAATACAGGGCCATTTATTCTTTATACATATGCCAGAATTCAATCTTTATTAAATAATGGGAATTATGAATATAAAGAAGTTCCTGAAATTGAAGCTAATCAGCATGAAAAAGAAGTCATTATGCTGCTGTCAAATTACAAAGGAATCGTTCAGAAGTCTGCAGAATTGCTGAGTCCGGCTTTGGTCGCCAATTATATTTATGATTTGGTTAAAGCCTACAATTCTTTTTATCAAACTAATAATATTTTAAAGCTTGAAGATGAAAATTTAAAACAATTCCGTTTAAATTTATCAGATCTTACAGCAAAAACAATAAAAAAATCTTTACACCTTCTGGGAATATCCACAGTAAACAGAATGTAAAATATTGTAACCTCCTGAGAAATCAGGAGGTTTTTTTATGAAAGCTCATAAGCTCTATAAAATTGTTTACACGTTGTATCGAATCACTGTATCACAGGAGTCCCATTTACAAAATTGAATAACGGAAATGTCTGCCAATTTGATCCGCCGTCTACAAACTGTGCCTGCACGACAATCGTGTAGCTTCGGTCTGTAAGATAAAGATCAGAAATATCGAGATACGTATAAAATGCATTCGATCCCTGGATGGCAGTTCCGGATACGGCATGATAAGGCGCGTCTTTCGGCATGAAATAAACATTCAATGAATTAATGGGTGAACCCACACTGAAATTACCCCAGACATGAATCCGCCCGTTGGATAAAGTTCGTTGGGTCACAGATGCCTGCATACCATGATTTTGATTGTAAAAATAACCGGCAGGTTTTGCTACAGTAGAAAAAAGCTGACAATTGTTAAGAATAGCCGCAGTGGGTTTGCTTAAAATAGTAGAAGAGTAGCCATAGGTCTGGTTGCCCCAGCTCATAAGGGAAGTTCCGTAGCCGGGGGTATTTTGCAGACTTTTAGGCAAAGCATCATGAGGAAGGTTCATCCCATGTCCCAGCTCATGCAGCAAGCCTCCCATATAGGCCTTGACCTGATTTCCCCGTGTTGTATTTTGGTTAAAATATTGATAATCATTGTATTCGTTGTCTCCTACAAAACAATTTCTGCCCAATCCATAATAAGGGATTTCGGTATTAATGCTGGGCGTAGCCGTAAAAACAATCGTATGCTCGCTGGTTTTATCGGTGGGATGGACTGCAAACCAGCTATTTACCTCAGATAAGATCTGATTTCCCGATG from Chryseobacterium wanjuense includes these protein-coding regions:
- the argS gene encoding arginine--tRNA ligase, with the protein product MNIKNIIEEKLSEVILNVYQLKDINLEVQENKTEFEGDFTIVTFPLVKQLKKNPESIAVELGEALTEQTELLESFNVIKGFLNVKVKNQFFVDQFRSINNDFDTIEKKNSTVMVEYSSPNTNKPLHLGHIRNNLLGFSVGQILKEAGYDVIKTQIINDRGIHICKSMLAWEKFGKGETPEVTDTKGDKFVGNYYVKFDQEYKKEISELVAQGISEEQAKKDAPLMKEAQKMLLDWENGDEKVRNLWNEMNAWVYKGFNETYKRLGVDFDQVQYESNTYILGKDLIQEGLDKGVLYQKEDGSVWCDLTEDGLDQKLLLRSDGTSVYMTQDLGTAVERFKQNDIQKLIYTVGNEQDYHFQVLFKILGKLGYSWADQLYHLSYGMVELPNGKMKSREGTVVDADDLMQEMHSTAKAKTIELGKLEGLSDEEKEVSYEIIGQAALKYFMLKVDPKKKMLFNPDESIDFNGNTGPFILYTYARIQSLLNNGNYEYKEVPEIEANQHEKEVIMLLSNYKGIVQKSAELLSPALVANYIYDLVKAYNSFYQTNNILKLEDENLKQFRLNLSDLTAKTIKKSLHLLGISTVNRM